From Sphingobium sp. RAC03, a single genomic window includes:
- a CDS encoding right-handed parallel beta-helix repeat-containing protein, translating to MRIISTSLLVSLAIASTALAQGNPAPFTLAESGRAFGSLADALGAIGDGRGTVVVAPGTYRQCAVQQGGDVTIRAATPGSVIFDGVPCEGKGAFVLRGRASVVDGIIFQNIRVPDGNGAGIRLESGSLTVRNSLFRNSEEGILTGDYDGGQVSIDKSTFRHLGRCDRDLDCAHGIYIGRLDSLTVTNSRFDLGDGGHYLKTRTARVTITGNSFDDSGGKLTNYMIDLSNGASGLIRGNEMVQGKDKDNWSAFITVAPEGREHDSSGLVIEGNKAGFVPGLERGSTFVANFTDDAVKIGANQLAPSMKVKDRR from the coding sequence ATGCGCATCATATCCACCAGCCTGCTCGTCTCCCTCGCCATCGCCTCGACCGCGCTGGCACAGGGCAATCCCGCCCCCTTCACGCTCGCCGAATCGGGCCGCGCCTTCGGGTCGCTGGCCGATGCGCTGGGCGCGATCGGTGACGGGCGGGGCACGGTGGTCGTGGCCCCAGGCACCTATCGCCAATGCGCCGTGCAGCAGGGCGGCGACGTCACCATCCGCGCCGCGACGCCGGGCAGCGTCATATTCGACGGCGTGCCGTGCGAGGGCAAGGGCGCCTTCGTGCTGCGCGGCCGGGCGAGCGTGGTGGATGGCATCATCTTCCAGAACATCCGCGTGCCCGATGGCAATGGCGCGGGCATCCGCCTCGAAAGCGGCAGCCTCACCGTCCGCAACAGCCTGTTCCGCAACAGCGAGGAAGGGATTTTGACCGGCGACTATGACGGCGGCCAGGTCAGCATCGACAAGTCGACCTTCCGCCATCTGGGCCGCTGCGACCGCGACCTGGATTGTGCGCATGGCATCTATATCGGGCGGCTCGACAGCCTGACCGTCACCAACAGCCGTTTCGACCTCGGCGACGGCGGCCATTATCTGAAAACGCGCACCGCCCGCGTCACCATCACCGGCAATAGTTTCGATGACAGCGGCGGCAAGCTGACCAACTATATGATCGACCTGTCCAACGGCGCGAGCGGCCTCATCCGGGGCAATGAAATGGTGCAGGGCAAGGATAAGGATAACTGGTCCGCCTTCATCACCGTCGCCCCCGAAGGCCGCGAACATGACAGCAGCGGGCTGGTGATCGAGGGCAACAAGGCCGGCTTCGTGCCCGGCCTGGAACGCGGCTCCACCTTCGTCGCCA